Proteins encoded together in one Leishmania donovani BPK282A1 complete genome, chromosome 33 window:
- a CDS encoding calpain protease-like protein produces the protein MPSSFPAEASMWMQNAVHLDTDHKYVEAEECYTKAIFLFRQALSDPNMADTERQKLMSYMSDVAKRIQRLRALNRTSQSANSPEPSVSPSGPLGRRASARQASEHTPPRGSDAAATAFGARNPRGKDGKKAPAGVENDLKVLDAIQVNQTDPFQASNSSPSPSAASSMSGKRALPVASPTPSPPSAPPCKPTCGSDGVPDGGKPGGSSAEPPALPTPPPPGSSQRLFGVASHFAPRTSEMVYKAIGIAIQLSQQGELKRAVDVLQHAYSRGSRERNNPGNFKEIGETLKLMRQKYYAKHLPRFLQDNPILPSEMELLRKSGITSTILLPLWDDVHEGYGAENIFMPCEGVWEDAFTPKLCQRQISSGAVLMHFSGYRQAGLDYTIVREADPLHIRQSVVGDCSLVCSLMICASYQKRFPNAKIISNVIYPQDRDGNPILNPKGKYCVKMLINGITRMVTVDDRLPVNPQSRRFLCTSSTDPSELWVSIMEKAFVKVCGGSYNFPGSVSYADLYKLSGWLPDSTAFDKPEFDREFQWRRLYQNFKAGALLFTVSTPVEMPAADEALGLAAGHAYAVLDMQEVGKERVMLLRNPWGKQEWNGKYGRRDTSEASVAVRAAFDLKREEEDMGVFCIAYDDVVRCFDNCSLSWNPYMLYRTPEGRPRRPVRIACHGAFDYTLSTALSPQLHIGVVDAPKRTRMHLILSRHITDVSEFGRQYEKDDDTTPYLALKVYDVTDYPSVAQHLGGHCSLEMCYCRRLASNSDFKNSIEPLNDVIYRASSARTFSFDCPAGSSNLVVVVSRTASKARQPFNFTVTLHTELEQMRLPRLQGNYGSGAEDKNSLLASANANAGNPCAGVYMHMIPTSSLKFTTRLSGAWVKGKTCGGRTDAATYVFNPQYRLHLDQPSHVSLRLAVTGCEVPCSIQMIKPMSSNKYEENGGSGGIKRKMTDFDGRVGNGAKAGELVLESARYAFGGAVLDSALPFCVCYDRYRALGKLHWREAKKVLVNVTAPNRTPESFIVYDLGDTDTVAVLLLNAIKKGCAASPRDAHFSVNGKPITLEATIASLFQLASSLGGESLASGGDGATTAKSVTVALALDGKAASIESASSPPVRKLKEIMNDIVSDVLKCSSQFSSYVPRLTHLARQANSALTGASDADVRAYILELAAYLADYVKRCASAVRSAQTPQALLPLLPAGDYTVIPSLWEKGKPGSFELTVETSQPHKTSAIPKEGHNMQETLVRGALRPVAVCLGTSLMKPRAVLSMRDPFFENSKVQVLCPARSVFMSRLFVLVDMVDAEAKGQPAKAPATNLSLFRVHNASSMELVCASDEYSHGGVSTPPVELEAKTQYLLVVSAKESVADKFLLRIYTSGSCTAQLAS, from the coding sequence ATGCCGTCCTCCTTCCCTGCTGAGGCGTCCATGTGGATGCAGAACGCCGTTCACCTCGATACGGACCACAAATacgtggaggcggaggagtgcTACACGAAGGccatttttttgtttcggCAGGCCCTCTCGGACCCGAACATGGCGGACACCGAGCGACAGAAGCTCATGAGCTACATGAGTGATGTAGCCAAGCGCAtacagcggctgcgcgcgctgaACCGCACTTCCCAGAGTGCGAACTCGCCTGAGCCTAGCGTTTCTCCGTCCGGCCCGTTGGGACGCCGTGCCTCGGCTAGGCAGGCAAGCGAGCACACGCCTCCTCGTGgctccgacgccgccgcgacggcctTCGGCGCGCGGAACCCACGCGGTAAGGACGGCAAAAAGGCACCAGCAGGCGTCGAAAACGACTTGAAAGTGCTGGACGCCATTCAAGTCAATCAAACCGATCCATTTCAGGCCAGCAACTCCAGCCCCAGcccctccgccgcgtcgtcaATGTCGGGCAAGCGCGCGTTGCCGGTGGCTTCTCCGACCCCTTCACccccgtcagcgccgccatgtAAGCCaacctgcggcagcgacggcgtgccAGATGGTGGCAAGCCaggcggcagctccgcggAACCGCCCGCGTTGCCgactccgccaccacctggCTCCTCGCAGCGGCTGTTCGGCGTCGCGTCTCACTTTGCCCCTCGTACATCCGAGATGGTTTACAAGGCGATTGGGATCGCGATTCAGCTTAGCCAGCAAGGGGAGCTCAAGCGGGCGGTagatgtgctgcagcacgcctaCTCGCGGGGCAGCCGTGAGCGCAATAACCCTGGCAATTTCAAGGAGATTGGCGAGACACTGAAGCTAATGCGCCAGAAGTACTACGCAAAACATCTGCCACGCTTCCTGCAGGACAACCCGATCCTGCCGAGCgagatggagctgctgcgcaagagCGGCATCACAAGCACGATCCTGCTCCCGCTCTGGGACGATGTGCATGAGGGCTACGGAGCTGAGAACATCTTCATGCCCTGCGAGGGAGTTTGGGAGGACGCTTTCACACCAAAGCTGTGCCAGAGGCAAATCAGCTCCGGCGCCGTCCTCATGCACTTTTCCGGATACCGGCAGGCGGGGCTTGACTACACCATTGTGCGCGAGGCGGATCCACTGCACATTCGGCAGAGCGTCGTCGGCGACTGCTCACTCGTCTGCAGTCTCATGATCTGCGCCAGCTATCAGAAGCGCTTCCCTAACGCGAAGATTATCAGCAACGTCATCTACCCTCAAGACCGCGACGGCAACCCAATCTTGAACCCGAAGGGCAAGTACTGTGTAAAGATGCTCATCAACGGTATTACTCGCATGGTCACGGTGGACGATCGGCTGCCGGTGAACCCTCAGTCGAGGCGCTTCCTCTGCACGAGCAGCACGGATCCGAGCGAGCTGTGGGTATCCATTATGGAAAAGGCGTTCGTCAaggtgtgcggcggcagctacAACTTCCCCGGCAGCGTCAGCTACGCCGACCTGTACAAGCTAAGCGGGTGGCTGCCAGACTCGACGGCGTTCGACAAGCCCGAGTTCGACCGCGAGTtccagtggcggcggctttATCAAAACTTCAAGGCTGGTGCTCTGCTCTTCACAGTCAGCACCCCTGTGGAGATGCCAGCAGCGGACGAAGCGCTCGGGCTCGCCGCAGGGCACGCGTATGCGGTGCTGGATATGCAGGAGGTGGGCAAGGAGCGCGtcatgctgctgcgcaaccCGTGGGGGAAGCAGGAGTGGAACGGCAAGTACGGCCGCCGCGACACCAGCGAGGCAAGCGtcgccgtccgcgccgccTTTGATCTGAaacgcgaggaggaggacatggGTGTCTTCTGCATCGCCTACGATGATGTGGTGCGCTGCTTCGACAACTGCAGTCTGAGCTGGAACCCATACATGCTGTACCGCACCCCGGAGGGTCGGCCGCGCCGACCGGTGCGCATCGCGTGCCACGGCGCGTTCGACTACACCCTCAgcacggcgctgtcgccgcagctgcacattGGTGTCGTCGACGCGCCGAAGCGGACGCGCATGCACCTGATCTTGTCTCGCCACATCACCGACGTCTCGGAGTTTGGCCGGCAGTACGAGAAGGACGACGACACGACACCGTACCTGGCCTTGAAGGTGTACGACGTGACCGACTACCCGTCTGTAGCGCAGCACCTTGGTGGCCATTGCTCGCTGGAGATGTGctactgccgccgcctcgcctcgAATTCGGACTTTAAGAATAGCATTGAGCCCCTCAACGACGTCATCTACCGCGCCTCGTCTGCGCGCACCTTCAGCTTCGACTGTCCTGCCGGCTCGAGCAAtctggtggtggtcgtgTCGCGGACTGCCTCAAAGGCGCGGCAGCCTTTCAACTTTACGGTGACCCTGCACACGGAGCTGGAGCagatgcggctgccgcggctgcagggCAActacggcagcggcgccgaggacAAGAACTCCCTCCTGGCAAGCGCCAACGCCAACGCCGGGAACCCGTGCGCTGGAGTGTACATGCACATGATACCGACCTCCTCGCTCAAGTTCACGACGCGGCTGTCCGGCGCGTGGGTGAAGGGCAAGACTtgcggcggccgcaccgacgccgccacgtATGTCTTCAACCCGCAGTACCGCCTGCACCTGGACCAGCCCTCGCACGTGTCGCTGAGGCTGGCTGTGACAGGATGCGAGGTGCCGTGCTCGATTCAGATGATCAAGCCGATGTCGTCCAACAAATACGAGGagaacggcggcagcggtggaaTCAAGCGCAAGATGACTGACTTCGACGGCCGTGTCGGTAACGGTGCCAAGGCGGGCGAGCTTGTTCTCGAGAGCGCCCGCTACGCCTTTGGTGGGGCCGTTCTAGATAGCGCGCTGCCGTTCTGCGTCTGCTACGACCGCTACCGCGCCCTCGGCAAGCTGCATTGGAGGGAAGCGAAGAAGGTGCTGGTGAACGTGACCGCCCCGAACCGGACGCCTGAGTCCTTCATCGTCTACGACCTCGGGGACACCGACaccgtggcggtgcttcTCCTGAATGCTATCAAGAagggctgcgctgcctcccCACGTGACGCGCACTTTAGCGTGAACGGGAAGCCGATCACGCTCGAGGCCACCATCGCGTCGCTCTTCCAGCTCGCATCCTCCCTCGGCGGCGAGTCCCTCGCCTCTGGCGGGGATGGCGCGACAACCGCGAAGTCTGTCACAGTAGCCCTCGCCCTGGACGGCAAGGCGGCGTCGATCGAGTCTGCCTCGAGCCCACCTGTGAGGAAGCTGAAGGAAATCATGAACGACATAGTGTCTGATGTGCTCAAGTGCTCGTCGCAGTTCAGCAGCTACGTGCCACGCTTGACGCATCTTGCCAGGCAGGCAAACAGCGCGCTGACCGGTGCCAGCGATGCGGACGTGCGAGCGTACATTCTCGAGCTCGCCGCTTACCTTGCTGACTACGTGAAGCGGTGTGCCAGCGCGGTGCGGtcggcgcagacgccgcaggcgctgcttccgctgctTCCTGCCGGCGATTACACGGTCATTCCATCTTTATGGGAGAAGGGTAAGCCGGGCAGCTTTGAGCTGACGGTGGAGACGTCACAGCCACATAAGACGTCGGCGATTCCGAAGGAGGGACACAACATGCAAGAGACGCTTGTGCGCGGCGCACTACGCCCCGTCGCGGTTTGCCTGGGCACGTCACTGATGAAGCCGAGAGCAGTGCTCAGCATGAGGGATCCGTTCTTTGAGAACAGCAAGGTGCAGGTGCTGTGCCCCGCCCGCTCCGTCTTCATGAGTCGTCTCTTTGTCCTGGTTGACATGGTGGAtgcggaggcgaagggcCAGCCGGCCAAGGCCCCCGCCACGAATCTGAGCCTCTTCCGTGTGCACAACGCGTCATCGATGGAGCTGGTGTGCGCTTCAGACGAGTACTCCCATGGCGGTGTGTCAACCCCACCTGTAGAGCTGGAGGCGAAGACGCAGTATCTGCTCGTGGTGAGCGCAAAGGAGAGCGTGGCTGACAAgttcctcctccgcatctataccagcggcagctgcaccgctcAGCTGGCGAGCTGA